Part of the Luteitalea sp. genome, CACCAGCTACGAACGGGTCGACGAGATCCCCTACATGGTCGTCAAGAAGGACGGCCGGCGGGAGCGGTTCGAGCGTCAGAAGCTCATTACGGGCCTCTTGAAGGCGTGTGAGAAGCGCCCGGTGAAGGTTGCGGCCCTCGAGCGCACAGCGGATCGCGTCGAAGCCATGCTCCAGGATCGGCCGGAGAAGGAGATGGCCACGGCGGAGATTGGGCAGTTCGTCATGCAAGAGCTGCGTAAGCTCGACAAGGTCGCTTACGTACGCTTTGCGTCGGTGTACCGGCACTTTCGCGATATTGGCGAGTTCATGAGCGAGCTCGAGGAGCTGTTGAGCACGAAGGAGGAGCCGTGATGGGTGAACAAGGTGACAAGATGACAAGGTGAATGCGCTCGTTGAGTGTGGGTGGCGCGGGGCCTTGGGCCCCGCGTTGGACGAAGTGGTAGCGTCGCGACGTCTACCCCGATCCCCAAGTCACCTTGTCACCCGTTCACCTTGTCACCTGTCACTTGCCCGGGTGTCCCAGCATACCGGGTTGGCTGAAGCGAAGAGAGCATCGAACAAACCGGGGCAGAAAGCGAGCAGGCTGACGTGCGCCTATTGAGATGTGGCCTCGTGATGATGCTGGGGTTGTTGCTAGCGCAAGATGGGAGCGCGACGGACGCGGCGGGCGTTCAAGTGGTTCCGGTCGCCCGCGAGGGACGCGTCTTGGTCTCGTTCTCGGTGCCAGGAGGGCTCACCGACGAGCTGCGTGAGGCGATTCAGAGTGGGCTGCCGACCACGTTTACCTACTACGTCGAGCTCAGGCAGACTTCGGCCCTCTGGTTCGATCGTTTGGTGGCGAGCGCGACAATTGCCGTGACCGTGCGCTACGACAACCTGACGCGGCGCTACCAAGTGACCGAGATGCAGGATGGTCGCACCGAGCAGGTGATCGTGACCGAGGATGCCGCGACGGTCCGGCATCGCGTCACGACATTCAACCGGCTACCGCTGTTCAGCACACGACCGCTCAGGAGTGACGGGGAGTACTCGGTGCGGGTGCGCGCGCACACTCGACCGCGCACCAGCCTGCTATTCGCCTGGCCGTGGGAGTGGTTTTTCGCCCGCGGAGCGGCACTCGGCAGTGCGAAGTTCACGTTCTTGCCGTGAGCCGAATGCTGTTCACTCGAGTGTTTCCGTAGCGCGCGACCTTCAGGCCGCGGGGGCGAGGGGGCTGAAGCCCCCTCGCTACG contains:
- the nrdR gene encoding transcriptional repressor NrdR; the encoded protein is MKCPYCGHLGDKVVDSREGREGEVIRRRRECLECGRRFTSYERVDEIPYMVVKKDGRRERFERQKLITGLLKACEKRPVKVAALERTADRVEAMLQDRPEKEMATAEIGQFVMQELRKLDKVAYVRFASVYRHFRDIGEFMSELEELLSTKEEP
- a CDS encoding DUF4390 domain-containing protein, with amino-acid sequence MRLLRCGLVMMLGLLLAQDGSATDAAGVQVVPVAREGRVLVSFSVPGGLTDELREAIQSGLPTTFTYYVELRQTSALWFDRLVASATIAVTVRYDNLTRRYQVTEMQDGRTEQVIVTEDAATVRHRVTTFNRLPLFSTRPLRSDGEYSVRVRAHTRPRTSLLFAWPWEWFFARGAALGSAKFTFLP